Proteins encoded in a region of the Planococcus shixiaomingii genome:
- a CDS encoding S9 family peptidase yields the protein MAKNAVEIKDLTKLVSVTDPKISPDGTKAVFVRTHMDEEENTYVAHLYHTDLGSGEITQWTYGKETVSAPAWSADGKFVAFLSTRDEKNQLFVISINGGEARKLTEFEKGVDGFLWSPCGTKIWFNALVKEGQAFTDKEEKEEKKKPEPYVVDKLKYKMDGIGLLPKDFHRHIGVVDIASKNVEQVTEGNYHHGLEAVSHDGSKLVYGVTREENLDFVFRQPLFLYDVESKTESPIIEEEGYFGGAAFSHDDSKIAFEGSTRQYENATHSDIYIFDVSQQSSFCLTEGLDAPVGDYVVADHQQGASAPAVVWTKDDHLYFQVSTMGDVRLYFASLDGAIYPASQELEHTYGYDISRDGVFAVVAASDPTNPGELYKLVIATGERTQLTDFNKTYLEETELIAPEPVVGKGAQDWDVHGWLMKPRGFVEGEKYPLIVNIHGGPHAMYANTFFHEMQVLAAKGFGVLYVNPRGSHSYSQQFVDAVRGDYGGGDFEDIMKALDGVLEETEWIDTERLGVTGGSYGGFMTNWIVGHTNRFKAAVTQRSISNWVSFFGVSDIGYYFSDWQIRADMTDVETLWQHSPLKYAVNVETPLLILHSENDYRCPIEQAEQLYVTLKSMGKETRFVRFPEADHNLSRTGKPNLRFARLEQIAGWMEQYL from the coding sequence TTGGCGAAAAATGCAGTAGAAATTAAAGACTTAACAAAACTGGTATCGGTTACAGATCCGAAAATTTCACCGGATGGCACAAAAGCAGTATTTGTCCGGACGCATATGGATGAAGAAGAAAATACATACGTTGCTCATTTGTATCATACTGATTTGGGAAGCGGCGAAATCACGCAATGGACCTATGGAAAAGAGACGGTTTCCGCTCCGGCTTGGTCGGCAGACGGAAAATTCGTTGCGTTCTTGTCAACGCGTGATGAGAAAAACCAATTATTTGTTATCTCGATAAACGGCGGAGAAGCCCGAAAACTGACGGAATTCGAAAAAGGCGTCGATGGTTTCCTCTGGTCTCCGTGCGGCACAAAAATCTGGTTTAATGCTTTAGTGAAAGAAGGACAGGCATTTACTGACAAAGAAGAAAAAGAAGAAAAGAAAAAGCCGGAGCCATATGTGGTAGACAAATTAAAATACAAAATGGATGGCATAGGATTATTGCCGAAGGATTTCCATCGCCATATCGGCGTGGTGGACATTGCGTCGAAAAATGTGGAGCAAGTGACTGAGGGCAATTATCATCACGGCCTGGAAGCTGTGTCCCACGACGGCAGCAAATTGGTCTATGGCGTTACGCGTGAAGAAAACCTGGATTTCGTTTTTCGGCAGCCATTATTTTTATATGATGTCGAATCAAAAACGGAAAGTCCGATCATAGAAGAAGAAGGCTATTTCGGCGGCGCTGCCTTCTCGCACGACGATTCGAAAATCGCCTTTGAAGGAAGCACACGCCAGTATGAGAACGCCACACATTCGGATATTTATATTTTTGATGTGTCGCAGCAATCGTCTTTCTGTCTGACAGAAGGTTTGGATGCCCCGGTTGGCGATTATGTCGTAGCCGATCATCAGCAAGGCGCAAGCGCACCGGCAGTTGTCTGGACAAAAGACGACCATTTGTATTTCCAAGTGTCGACGATGGGCGATGTCCGCCTGTATTTCGCTTCTCTTGACGGAGCCATCTACCCGGCTTCGCAGGAACTGGAACATACTTACGGCTACGATATTTCCCGCGACGGCGTTTTCGCTGTTGTGGCAGCGAGCGATCCGACCAATCCGGGTGAACTGTATAAATTGGTCATCGCGACTGGCGAACGCACCCAACTGACGGATTTCAACAAAACCTATCTGGAAGAAACGGAATTGATCGCACCGGAACCGGTTGTCGGCAAGGGAGCGCAAGACTGGGATGTCCATGGCTGGCTCATGAAACCGCGCGGCTTTGTAGAAGGGGAGAAATACCCGCTGATTGTCAATATCCACGGAGGCCCGCATGCAATGTACGCCAATACATTCTTCCATGAAATGCAAGTGCTGGCGGCGAAAGGTTTTGGTGTTCTTTACGTCAATCCGCGCGGCAGCCATAGCTACAGCCAGCAATTTGTCGATGCCGTGCGCGGCGATTACGGCGGAGGCGATTTTGAAGACATCATGAAGGCGCTTGATGGGGTCCTTGAAGAAACCGAATGGATCGACACCGAACGCTTAGGCGTAACCGGCGGCAGCTACGGCGGCTTTATGACCAACTGGATTGTCGGGCATACTAACCGTTTCAAAGCCGCTGTGACCCAGCGCTCGATTTCCAACTGGGTATCTTTCTTCGGTGTATCGGATATCGGCTATTATTTCAGCGATTGGCAAATCCGCGCGGACATGACCGATGTCGAGACATTGTGGCAGCATTCACCACTGAAATACGCAGTTAACGTGGAAACGCCGCTGCTGATTTTGCATTCTGAAAACGATTACCGGTGCCCGATCGAACAAGCTGAGCAATTGTATGTGACGCTGAAAAGCATGGGCAAAGAAACCCGTTTTGTCCGTTTCCCAGAAGCCGACCATAACTTGTCGCGCACCGGAAAACCGAATCTGCGTTTTGCACGCCTGGAGCAAATCGCCGGCTGGATGGAGCAGTATTTATAA
- a CDS encoding ABC transporter ATP-binding protein: MTLVKIDEVTKVYEGKVTHRALNQLSFEVEKGEFLAVMGPSGSGKTTLLNLISTIDSLTSGDILIDGTNPHLLDPNDLALFRRRKLGFVFQDFNLLQMLTVEENLVLPLTLDYVPTHEMASRVLDMAKRLNLTSILHKRPNEISGGEAQRTAIGRALIHKPALILADEPTGNLDSKASRDVLELLSAISVEEKATIIMVTHDPIAASYCDRVLFIKDGEFFNEIYRDDRRQTFYQKILNVLSLLGGNVNDLSATRLP; the protein is encoded by the coding sequence ATGACGTTAGTGAAAATCGACGAAGTGACGAAAGTCTACGAAGGGAAAGTGACGCACCGGGCGCTGAACCAGTTAAGCTTCGAAGTGGAAAAAGGTGAATTTCTGGCCGTCATGGGACCTTCAGGAAGTGGCAAAACCACGTTGCTGAATTTGATTTCGACGATTGATAGTTTGACTTCTGGAGATATCTTGATTGATGGCACCAATCCGCATTTGTTGGATCCAAACGATTTGGCTTTGTTTCGCAGAAGAAAGCTCGGATTTGTGTTTCAGGATTTCAACTTGCTGCAAATGCTGACGGTTGAAGAAAATCTGGTGCTGCCGCTGACGCTCGATTACGTTCCGACTCATGAAATGGCGAGCCGGGTGCTCGACATGGCGAAACGTTTGAATTTGACTTCTATTCTGCACAAACGGCCCAATGAAATATCAGGCGGGGAAGCCCAGCGTACAGCCATTGGTCGTGCGCTTATTCATAAACCTGCGCTGATTCTTGCCGATGAACCAACTGGGAATTTGGATTCCAAAGCATCACGCGATGTGTTGGAACTGTTGTCAGCCATCAGTGTTGAAGAGAAAGCGACCATCATTATGGTGACGCACGATCCGATTGCCGCCAGTTATTGCGACCGCGTGCTCTTTATTAAAGACGGCGAGTTTTTCAATGAAATCTATCGTGATGATCGGCGCCAAACGTTCTATCAAAAGATTTTAAACGTTTTATCTTTGTTGGGAGGGAACGTGAATGACCTTTCGGCAACTCGCCTACCGTAA
- a CDS encoding fatty acid--CoA ligase family protein encodes MNLVERVHNIAVQDSNKTAYHFMGKGTSYGEFDQAIAKFANALQSLGVEKGDHVAFLLGNTPHFLISLYATMRIGATAVPINPIYTPDEIAYILNNSDAKVVIALDALLPLVEKAHMALPAVGSYIICETDPSTAEKLAQLPEAVKGKVHPFSRLLTSASADHAAVSVDSDDTAVILYTSGTTGKPKGAMLTHGNLYSNARDVGEYLQMSGNDRLIATLPVFHVFALTVVVNAPLLQGATIILLPRFNPKEVFESIKEHQATVFAGVPTMYNFMNQVPDTETSDFDSIRIAISGGSAMPVALLHSFEEKFNVRISEGYGLSEASPVTCFNPLDRERKAGSIGSSIVNVENKVVNELGDEVAVGEVGELIVRGPNVMKGYYKMPEETNAAIRDGWLYTGDLARMDEDGYLYIVDRKKDLIIVGGYNVYPREVEEVLFAHPDVLEAAVVGLPDINFGEAVHAYVVLKDSSVTIEDLRDYCKEHLAKYKVPQHVEILEELPKNTTGKILRRSLKEQALNK; translated from the coding sequence ATGAATTTAGTCGAACGTGTTCACAACATCGCAGTTCAGGATTCCAATAAGACAGCTTATCACTTTATGGGGAAAGGCACATCTTACGGCGAATTTGATCAAGCGATTGCGAAGTTCGCCAATGCACTTCAGTCGCTTGGCGTGGAAAAAGGGGACCACGTTGCGTTTTTGCTGGGCAATACACCGCATTTTTTGATTTCACTTTATGCCACTATGCGCATCGGGGCGACTGCTGTTCCCATCAATCCTATTTACACTCCGGATGAAATCGCTTACATATTGAACAACAGTGACGCTAAAGTTGTCATTGCGTTAGACGCTTTACTGCCGCTTGTCGAAAAAGCACATATGGCGCTGCCAGCAGTTGGTTCTTATATCATTTGTGAGACAGATCCGTCAACAGCGGAAAAACTGGCGCAATTGCCGGAAGCCGTAAAAGGAAAAGTCCATCCATTTTCGCGTTTGCTGACCTCGGCATCTGCGGATCACGCAGCCGTTTCCGTCGATTCGGACGATACCGCCGTTATTTTGTATACGTCCGGTACGACTGGAAAACCGAAAGGCGCCATGTTAACGCATGGCAATTTATACTCGAATGCGCGAGACGTGGGAGAATATTTGCAGATGTCCGGGAATGACCGATTGATTGCCACATTGCCGGTATTCCATGTGTTTGCATTGACGGTAGTGGTCAACGCACCTCTTTTGCAGGGAGCGACAATTATCCTGTTGCCTCGCTTTAATCCGAAAGAAGTTTTTGAGTCAATTAAGGAACACCAAGCGACAGTCTTTGCAGGGGTTCCGACGATGTACAACTTTATGAATCAAGTGCCGGATACTGAGACTTCCGACTTTGATTCGATCCGTATTGCTATATCGGGCGGATCGGCGATGCCAGTTGCACTACTTCACAGTTTTGAAGAAAAATTCAACGTTCGAATTTCGGAAGGGTATGGCTTGTCTGAAGCTTCTCCGGTAACTTGTTTCAATCCGCTTGACCGGGAGCGCAAAGCGGGATCGATCGGCTCTTCAATCGTCAATGTGGAAAACAAAGTGGTCAATGAGCTTGGAGACGAAGTGGCTGTCGGGGAAGTGGGCGAATTGATTGTTCGCGGACCAAACGTGATGAAAGGCTACTACAAGATGCCGGAAGAAACAAATGCGGCAATCCGTGATGGCTGGCTGTATACAGGAGATTTGGCGCGTATGGATGAGGACGGCTATTTATATATTGTGGACCGCAAAAAAGACTTGATTATTGTGGGCGGCTATAATGTTTACCCGCGTGAAGTGGAAGAAGTGCTGTTTGCGCATCCTGATGTTTTAGAAGCTGCAGTCGTCGGATTGCCCGACATCAACTTCGGCGAAGCAGTGCATGCCTATGTCGTACTGAAAGATTCTTCGGTGACGATAGAAGATCTTCGTGATTACTGCAAAGAACATTTGGCAAAATACAAAGTGCCACAGCATGTTGAGATTCTGGAAGAATTGCCGAAAAACACAACCGGAAAAATTCTTCGCCGTTCGTTGAAAGAACAAGCCTTAAACAAGTAA
- a CDS encoding response regulator transcription factor, protein MAAQRIFIVEDDLKIADLLAETLRKYHYEVETAKDFDRILDEFEAFDPHMILLDINLPSYDGYYWCRQLRLKTTCPILFISARSGDMDQVFALENGGDDFITKPFHYEIVLAKIRSHLRRAYGEYAPKQEERSVKVGRIALYMERMELHVKTVVIPLQKKESAIMELLLTQHPKVATREQLLEELWDDQTFVDENTLNVNMTRVRKKLADYQVLSSIETVRGAGYRLLLHEEEI, encoded by the coding sequence ATGGCTGCTCAACGGATATTCATTGTGGAGGACGATTTGAAAATTGCAGATTTGCTGGCGGAGACGCTGCGCAAATACCATTATGAAGTGGAAACTGCAAAAGATTTCGATCGAATTCTTGATGAGTTTGAGGCATTTGATCCCCATATGATTTTGCTGGATATTAATTTGCCGTCTTATGACGGGTATTATTGGTGCCGTCAATTGCGTTTGAAAACGACATGCCCGATCCTTTTCATTTCAGCAAGATCAGGTGATATGGATCAAGTTTTTGCACTGGAAAATGGGGGAGACGATTTCATCACGAAACCTTTCCATTATGAAATCGTCCTTGCAAAAATAAGAAGCCATTTGCGGCGCGCTTATGGGGAATATGCGCCGAAACAAGAAGAGCGATCGGTTAAGGTGGGACGCATCGCTTTGTATATGGAACGGATGGAACTGCACGTGAAAACGGTAGTCATCCCACTGCAGAAGAAAGAATCCGCCATTATGGAATTATTGCTGACCCAGCATCCGAAAGTGGCGACACGCGAACAGCTTCTTGAAGAACTATGGGACGACCAAACGTTTGTGGATGAGAATACGTTGAACGTCAACATGACGCGGGTGCGGAAAAAGTTGGCGGATTATCAAGTCCTGTCGTCCATCGAGACCGTTCGCGGAGCAGGGTATCGCCTGCTCCTTCACGAGGAGGAAATTTGA
- the yhfH gene encoding protein YhfH, producing the protein MIENVVEYFKNLPPKQCANCGEKVEEQHECYGSQCESCSEL; encoded by the coding sequence ATGATTGAAAATGTCGTAGAGTATTTCAAGAACCTGCCCCCGAAACAATGTGCCAACTGTGGAGAAAAAGTTGAAGAGCAACACGAATGCTACGGTTCCCAATGCGAATCGTGCAGCGAATTATAA
- a CDS encoding lipoate--protein ligase, with the protein MYFVDNKGITDPRINLAIEEYLLNTMDVEKDSFLLFYINEPAIIIGKNQNTAEEINTDYVDSNGVHVVRRLSGGGAVYHDLGNLNYSFITTDDGNSFRNFRKFTEPVVKALQNLGVNAELSGRNDLMVEGRKISGNAQFSTRGRMFSHGTLMFDTEIEAVVSALNVSKEKIESKGIKSIRSRVANISEFLKEPMTVTEFRSAILHSLFEGEENVKYWELTDEDWDNIRALSKKRYGNWDWNYGKSPKFNVKHSHRFPVGGIDVRLQVEGGFVKEVHIYGDFFGVGDVAEIENAITGVKYERASLDEAISGFDIPTYLGGITKEEFLKLIY; encoded by the coding sequence ATGTATTTTGTAGATAATAAAGGCATAACGGACCCGCGCATTAACTTGGCGATTGAAGAATATTTGTTGAACACGATGGATGTAGAAAAAGATTCCTTTTTACTGTTCTATATCAATGAACCAGCAATTATCATCGGGAAAAACCAGAACACAGCCGAAGAAATTAATACAGATTATGTAGATTCCAACGGTGTTCATGTTGTGCGCCGCTTATCGGGTGGAGGAGCGGTTTATCACGACCTCGGTAATTTGAATTACAGTTTCATCACAACAGATGACGGAAACAGCTTCCGCAACTTTAGAAAATTCACAGAACCAGTGGTTAAAGCTTTGCAAAATTTAGGCGTTAACGCAGAATTGTCTGGACGCAACGATTTGATGGTCGAAGGCCGCAAGATTTCCGGCAACGCCCAGTTTTCAACAAGAGGGCGCATGTTCAGCCATGGGACGTTAATGTTTGATACAGAAATAGAAGCGGTTGTCTCCGCACTGAATGTCAGCAAAGAGAAAATTGAATCAAAAGGCATCAAGTCGATCCGCAGCCGTGTGGCGAATATTTCGGAGTTTTTGAAAGAGCCAATGACGGTCACTGAATTCCGTTCAGCGATTCTCCATTCGCTTTTTGAAGGAGAAGAAAACGTTAAGTATTGGGAATTGACTGATGAGGACTGGGACAACATCCGTGCCTTGTCGAAAAAGCGTTACGGCAACTGGGATTGGAACTACGGAAAATCACCGAAATTCAATGTTAAGCACTCGCACCGCTTCCCGGTAGGCGGCATTGATGTGCGTCTGCAAGTAGAAGGCGGCTTTGTCAAAGAAGTTCATATTTACGGCGACTTTTTCGGAGTCGGCGATGTAGCTGAAATTGAAAATGCCATTACTGGCGTAAAATACGAACGGGCTTCTTTGGATGAAGCGATTAGCGGATTCGATATTCCAACTTATCTAGGCGGGATTACAAAAGAAGAATTTTTAAAGTTAATTTATTAA
- a CDS encoding FixH family protein produces MKKFAWLGLSVLLLGACSTNEAETMGAGNTLEEVVVEFNTGQTAEVAEEVVLSVTVTQGDEAVEDADEVVYEVWESGHRKDGEMITAQHTTDGVYEAETVFEEEGLYYLQAHTTARRLHAMPKQELTVGNPDPASIVPDDSEDSEGMDMMEGHSGH; encoded by the coding sequence ATGAAAAAGTTTGCCTGGCTTGGATTGTCCGTATTGCTGCTAGGAGCTTGCAGCACAAACGAAGCCGAAACGATGGGTGCCGGAAACACGCTGGAAGAAGTCGTGGTGGAGTTTAATACTGGACAGACTGCCGAAGTAGCTGAAGAAGTGGTCCTGTCTGTCACAGTGACACAAGGCGACGAAGCAGTGGAAGACGCCGATGAAGTAGTTTATGAAGTATGGGAATCAGGGCACCGCAAAGATGGTGAAATGATTACTGCACAGCATACCACTGATGGCGTCTATGAAGCTGAAACTGTTTTTGAAGAAGAAGGCCTCTACTATTTGCAGGCCCATACAACAGCTCGCCGTCTTCATGCGATGCCTAAACAAGAATTGACCGTCGGCAATCCTGATCCAGCTTCAATTGTTCCGGATGACAGCGAAGATTCAGAAGGCATGGATATGATGGAAGGCCACAGTGGCCATTAA
- a CDS encoding sensor histidine kinase gives MLRLFLKEHAAFIVFQLLLVAFIMLLYWLDGFRNVDTAIYSFVISTLLVGTFLAARFAKRYRYYQKITAKPANMEHMLQREGRSPEQIQNDLYMQQLYKLYQYEVQALYATQNRHLQFMNQWVHQMKTPLSVMQLLLQQEQELDKASVREEVERLKAGLDTVLMNARLDTFEQDMQIEKVSLRSMVSEMVTENKRLFISKRVYPEIDVDDKCSVFTDQKWMKFIIGQFLTNAVKYTFEPNKKVYISASCEDDQALLTIRDEGIGIPSSDLGRVTKAFFTGENGRKTGESTGMGLYLANEVCGKLGHKLAIASEKGKGTTVSVTFYNQEAELQEENDDVSENRRSDESLRRESDAPGAEPVKLRSGKR, from the coding sequence ATGCTGCGATTGTTTTTAAAAGAACATGCAGCATTCATCGTCTTTCAATTGCTGCTTGTCGCTTTTATCATGCTGCTGTATTGGCTAGACGGTTTCCGCAACGTCGATACGGCCATTTATTCGTTTGTCATCTCTACGCTGCTCGTCGGGACATTTTTGGCGGCGCGTTTTGCGAAACGCTACCGTTATTACCAAAAAATCACCGCAAAGCCGGCGAATATGGAACATATGCTGCAGCGGGAAGGCCGTTCGCCTGAACAAATCCAAAACGATTTGTATATGCAGCAGCTTTACAAACTGTACCAATACGAAGTCCAAGCGCTCTACGCCACACAAAATCGGCACCTGCAGTTCATGAACCAGTGGGTGCATCAAATGAAAACGCCTTTGTCGGTCATGCAATTGCTGCTGCAGCAAGAACAGGAGCTTGACAAGGCAAGCGTCCGAGAAGAAGTGGAGCGGTTAAAAGCTGGGCTCGATACGGTCTTGATGAATGCTAGGCTGGATACATTTGAACAAGATATGCAAATCGAAAAAGTGTCGCTGCGCAGCATGGTGAGCGAAATGGTCACTGAAAATAAACGCTTATTTATTTCCAAGCGAGTGTATCCGGAGATTGATGTTGACGACAAATGTTCGGTTTTCACCGATCAAAAATGGATGAAGTTCATTATCGGCCAATTTTTGACAAATGCTGTTAAGTATACGTTTGAACCGAACAAAAAAGTGTATATCAGCGCGAGCTGCGAGGACGATCAAGCGTTGCTGACAATCCGCGATGAGGGAATCGGCATCCCGTCTTCTGATTTGGGACGGGTGACAAAGGCGTTCTTCACCGGCGAAAATGGCCGGAAAACAGGAGAATCCACTGGCATGGGCTTGTATTTGGCAAACGAAGTATGCGGAAAACTTGGCCACAAACTTGCCATTGCATCCGAAAAAGGAAAAGGGACGACGGTATCCGTTACGTTCTACAACCAAGAGGCTGAACTACAGGAGGAAAATGATGACGTTAGTGAAAATCGACGAAGTGACGAAAGTCTACGAAGGGAAAGTGACGCACCGGGCGCTGAACCAGTTAAGCTTCGAAGTGGAAAAAGGTGA
- a CDS encoding FtsX-like permease family protein translates to MTFRQLAYRNVLRNRRSYAAFLMASVFSVMVFFVYSMFIFHPLFEEEGLRLLAVRGMFIAEIVLYVFTLFFLFYSMSAFLQARSKEFGVLMHLGMTKKQLSKMVFFETLILGAASTTAGIALGFAFSKFFFMIGREIMALDSLPLYVSWKPFLLTIAAFASLFIIISFISVGFIRTKRIVDLMQGYWKTEEDTQESAILSILGIVLLATAYILAALVTDQTVYRMVLIVPPLATLGTYLFFTHTIHFLLNIYKKKKSIYWNKTRLVSLAEASVKLKDSAQMFFIVTIVSTVAFLTVGTLASFTSYTGDYRELNPLSMIYISFDSDNQEREHVDQLVAQLEQKGLAYDIAPLKIKRQTSEFTGNVVDVLQESDFNRLAFALGYEAVDLEKGEGLFIPYSKESLSQLSHSEVNTKLTESNVPISLSSVYPHILFPSHTLNFNSIVVDDSDFGAISEPLTGFDKGESDFTYYAFHIPQWTETIGIGTDLSVAMEEAVQAGNFEHVNFFFENPGDEYHWFKSSFALLLFIGLMVAAVFLLAAGSFIYFKLYTGLERDRKQYLLLVRLGMTEKELGKIVNRQLIPQFFLPWVVALLHSAFAFISLQVVWDEFAELSILGEMALVLTGFTIAQILYFFLIRWRYIAHLQAS, encoded by the coding sequence ATGACCTTTCGGCAACTCGCCTACCGTAACGTTCTCCGAAACCGACGGAGTTATGCCGCCTTTTTGATGGCAAGCGTTTTTTCGGTAATGGTGTTTTTTGTGTATTCTATGTTTATTTTTCATCCGCTTTTTGAAGAAGAGGGGCTGCGGCTGTTAGCGGTGCGCGGCATGTTTATTGCGGAAATCGTACTTTATGTTTTCACGCTGTTTTTCTTGTTTTATTCGATGAGCGCTTTTTTGCAGGCCCGTTCAAAAGAGTTTGGGGTCTTGATGCATCTAGGGATGACTAAAAAGCAGTTGAGCAAAATGGTATTTTTCGAAACCCTTATTCTTGGAGCGGCTTCAACGACTGCAGGAATTGCCCTTGGATTTGCTTTTTCCAAGTTCTTTTTCATGATTGGCCGTGAAATCATGGCGCTGGATTCCTTGCCGCTTTATGTTTCCTGGAAGCCTTTCCTCTTGACGATTGCCGCTTTCGCTAGCTTGTTCATCATCATTTCATTTATCAGCGTCGGTTTTATCCGGACGAAACGCATTGTGGATTTGATGCAAGGCTATTGGAAAACAGAAGAAGATACTCAGGAGTCCGCTATATTATCGATCCTAGGCATTGTTTTATTGGCAACCGCGTATATCCTGGCGGCACTGGTGACAGATCAGACCGTTTACCGGATGGTACTCATTGTTCCCCCGCTCGCGACTCTCGGGACCTACTTGTTTTTTACGCACACCATTCATTTTCTGTTAAACATTTATAAAAAGAAAAAAAGCATTTATTGGAATAAAACACGGCTTGTTTCTCTAGCGGAAGCTTCGGTCAAACTGAAAGACAGTGCACAGATGTTTTTTATCGTGACCATCGTTTCGACCGTCGCCTTTTTGACAGTGGGGACGCTTGCATCATTCACTTCCTATACAGGCGATTACCGTGAACTTAATCCGCTTAGCATGATTTATATTTCTTTTGACAGCGACAATCAGGAACGGGAACATGTGGACCAATTGGTTGCACAATTAGAACAAAAAGGATTGGCCTATGACATTGCTCCACTAAAAATTAAAAGGCAAACGTCAGAGTTTACCGGAAATGTCGTAGACGTTTTGCAGGAATCCGATTTTAACCGTCTGGCATTTGCGCTCGGGTACGAGGCGGTCGACCTGGAAAAAGGGGAAGGGCTATTCATCCCATACTCCAAGGAGTCGCTGTCCCAGCTTTCCCATAGCGAAGTCAACACGAAGCTGACGGAAAGCAATGTGCCGATTTCCTTGTCTTCAGTTTATCCCCATATTTTATTTCCGAGCCACACTTTGAATTTCAATAGCATTGTCGTCGATGACTCGGATTTTGGAGCGATTTCAGAACCGCTGACAGGGTTCGATAAAGGAGAGTCTGATTTCACGTACTATGCGTTCCACATCCCACAATGGACAGAAACGATTGGCATCGGAACCGACCTGTCGGTAGCCATGGAAGAAGCAGTCCAAGCGGGAAATTTTGAACATGTGAATTTCTTTTTTGAAAATCCGGGAGACGAATACCATTGGTTTAAATCATCTTTCGCCTTATTGCTGTTCATCGGCCTTATGGTGGCAGCTGTATTTTTGCTGGCAGCGGGAAGTTTCATTTACTTTAAGCTGTATACAGGGTTAGAACGGGACCGGAAACAATATTTGCTGCTGGTGCGCCTAGGCATGACAGAAAAAGAGCTGGGCAAAATCGTCAATCGCCAGCTCATCCCGCAATTTTTCCTGCCGTGGGTTGTGGCCCTTTTGCACAGCGCATTTGCTTTTATCTCGCTTCAAGTAGTGTGGGATGAATTTGCGGAACTCTCCATTCTTGGAGAGATGGCGTTGGTCCTTACGGGTTTTACCATTGCTCAAATTTTATATTTCTTCTTGATTCGTTGGCGTTATATCGCGCATCTGCAGGCATCGTAA
- a CDS encoding enoyl-CoA hydratase-related protein: MNTIHYEQHGNLAFITLNRPDSMNAFNYDMLTELGQVVEAIRINPDIRVVVFTGAGDKAFSVGADLKERKTLTDQHVKRNIFKIGEVFTVIENLPQPTIAMINGFAFGGGMELALACDFRIIADDTLLGLTETSLAIIPGAGGTQRLPRLIGESRAMELILTARRLKPAEALEYGLVTKVAPRDELADVTGQFADMMLANGPIALQQAKYAIKNGMNADLQTGLNIERKAYELTIPTEDRVEALIAFGEKRKPVFKGR, translated from the coding sequence ATGAACACGATTCATTACGAACAACATGGAAATTTGGCTTTCATCACATTAAACCGGCCGGATTCTATGAACGCTTTCAATTATGATATGTTGACTGAGCTCGGCCAAGTGGTCGAAGCGATCCGCATCAACCCGGATATCCGAGTTGTCGTCTTTACAGGGGCTGGCGACAAAGCATTTAGCGTAGGGGCTGATTTAAAAGAACGCAAAACGCTGACGGATCAGCATGTAAAACGAAATATTTTCAAAATAGGAGAAGTTTTCACGGTCATCGAGAACTTGCCGCAGCCAACAATCGCCATGATCAACGGCTTTGCTTTTGGCGGCGGTATGGAACTCGCTCTCGCCTGCGATTTCCGCATCATTGCCGACGATACACTTCTTGGCTTGACGGAAACAAGCTTAGCGATTATTCCAGGCGCCGGCGGCACACAACGCTTGCCGCGCTTGATCGGTGAATCCAGGGCAATGGAACTGATTTTAACAGCGCGGCGCTTAAAGCCTGCTGAAGCATTGGAATATGGCTTGGTGACCAAAGTGGCGCCGCGCGATGAACTGGCTGACGTCACCGGCCAATTTGCCGACATGATGCTTGCTAATGGGCCCATTGCGCTGCAGCAAGCAAAATACGCCATTAAGAACGGCATGAACGCGGATTTGCAGACCGGATTGAACATTGAACGGAAAGCCTATGAGCTGACCATTCCAACGGAAGACCGCGTTGAAGCTTTGATTGCCTTCGGAGAAAAGCGGAAACCGGTTTTTAAGGGACGATAA